One window of Phycisphaeraceae bacterium genomic DNA carries:
- a CDS encoding biopolymer transporter ExbD: MLIKKDTSSDSSPSIELTPIIDMVFLLLIFFLVATTFHQSEREMQIALPISEASGPISQAARELIVNVTNDGRIIANGQTVDEDGLKSIVTNALEQNPEQKVVVRGDKDASYGMVARALDICKLAGIQEPFLDTVPEN, from the coding sequence ATGTTGATCAAGAAAGATACATCCAGTGATTCATCGCCTTCGATCGAGCTGACACCGATCATCGATATGGTGTTCCTGCTGCTGATCTTCTTTCTGGTGGCAACAACGTTCCATCAGTCGGAACGCGAGATGCAGATCGCACTACCGATCTCCGAAGCATCAGGCCCGATCTCGCAAGCTGCACGAGAACTGATTGTAAATGTTACCAACGATGGTCGGATCATCGCAAACGGGCAGACTGTTGACGAGGATGGATTAAAATCCATCGTGACCAACGCGCTCGAACAGAATCCGGAGCAGAAGGTTGTTGTGCGTGGCGACAAGGACGCATCGTATGGCATGGTCGCCCGCGCACTGGACATATGTAAGCTGGCAGGCATTCAGGAGCCGTTTCTGGATACTGTGCCTGAAAACTGA
- a CDS encoding tetratricopeptide repeat protein produces MMGRRTRGSKVTGLLASAALVGITPTIAFSQTRDQNDKLLNTANGLLNRKLYKLAVPEYEKFLESSSNPEQVVTARYGLGVCYYRLQQYEDAAAMLEMPATTPTFEFAGDAELLRGHSFVLLGKYKEAGDRFAVLIERFPDHASLDDALSMLAESRYRTNDLDEAIAAATRLERDFPDSAKRSRAELFHSMALMAQHKESESLPHLEEVLKRENAGPIADQATFLRARALQAVNRPDDAIRAYRDAIARGVESFLPQAKLSLSQLLHDKGNLAEAETLAQEVIEQFGSSTAAPGAVFMRGRIHLDNDRFAPAKQDFERVLKTQEKALHDDAMYWIAKCEMRLDEPSRAADTLEKAIENYPDSSLKPEMMYDRAVALSRAGDVDGAIDAAGAYRRSFPEHRLVPEAMYLEASSELSREGYERAKSLASEYAGKFANHRLMADVIVVGAEADFLAGRWDDAIAGYAKLLNEFPNDDRGDTAHFRIGMAHHRQNRDDQAVQELARITRGASTKPEFRSALRALGDIAFARSEWPNAERHFKDYLEADPNAFGADDALLKLGLSRVRQNRPGEAIQCFDAIIAMDESVHTLQAMFERGQALIDMGNDEQAEKAMLAVVDADEGSRFAAFAMRHLGSIEQRKGNLEAATEWFARAAENGPIELATEAQLQQGEALLARGEFAQAAATLEPVTKTGGALGIRARISRSIALSRSGKSEAAVNEVDALLAMNDAQLDEPTRANLAYERAWSLRALKKSDESASALRTLLNDANIEPRLRAHALLDLASIQMDANQFEQALPTLNQLDELIRRDQTKIPESVREQAAYRRGVTGHKLEKFDIVANALDQFWKQYPQSKLMASAELLCGEALMRLNRHGDAIPHLQRLIKDHGEHENAAVAYIRLGEAQGETEQWSNSETSYTTFLKLYPDHEMWFKAQFGIGWAKEHQGQHEDAIKAYRRVVDGHEGLTAARAQFQIGECLFAIDKLDEAVTEFIRVDILHAYPEWSAAALYEAGRCFEKLNRFDQAREQYQSIVDRFGDTEWAQRAAQKVEQLRPRNVPGRG; encoded by the coding sequence ATGATGGGTCGACGTACGCGCGGATCGAAAGTAACGGGGCTTCTCGCCAGCGCTGCACTCGTCGGGATTACGCCGACTATCGCATTCTCACAGACTCGCGATCAGAACGACAAGCTGCTCAATACCGCCAACGGATTGCTCAATCGCAAGTTGTACAAGCTCGCGGTGCCGGAATACGAGAAGTTCCTTGAGAGCAGTTCCAATCCGGAGCAGGTCGTCACCGCTCGATACGGGCTCGGTGTGTGCTACTACCGACTGCAGCAGTACGAAGATGCTGCTGCCATGCTGGAAATGCCAGCAACTACACCAACCTTTGAGTTCGCTGGTGATGCAGAGCTCCTCCGCGGTCACAGCTTCGTGCTTCTCGGCAAGTACAAGGAAGCGGGTGACCGGTTTGCAGTGCTGATCGAGCGGTTCCCCGATCATGCGTCGCTTGATGATGCATTATCGATGCTCGCAGAATCCCGATATCGTACGAACGACCTCGACGAAGCGATCGCAGCGGCGACGCGGCTTGAGCGGGATTTCCCTGACAGCGCAAAGCGATCACGCGCAGAACTGTTTCACTCCATGGCGCTGATGGCACAGCACAAGGAATCGGAATCGCTTCCACATCTCGAAGAGGTGCTCAAGCGTGAGAATGCAGGTCCCATTGCTGATCAGGCCACATTCCTTCGCGCTCGTGCGCTGCAGGCAGTCAACCGTCCTGATGATGCAATCCGTGCGTACCGCGACGCCATTGCACGCGGTGTCGAGTCGTTCTTGCCGCAAGCAAAGCTGTCTCTATCGCAACTTCTTCATGACAAGGGGAATCTTGCGGAAGCCGAGACACTGGCGCAGGAGGTGATCGAGCAGTTCGGGTCGTCAACGGCAGCACCCGGCGCAGTCTTCATGCGAGGACGCATCCATCTCGATAACGACCGCTTCGCGCCTGCAAAGCAGGACTTTGAGCGCGTCCTGAAAACACAGGAAAAGGCACTGCACGACGACGCGATGTACTGGATTGCGAAGTGCGAGATGCGCCTTGATGAGCCGAGTCGTGCAGCCGACACGCTTGAGAAGGCGATCGAGAACTACCCTGACAGCTCGCTCAAACCCGAGATGATGTACGACCGTGCGGTTGCTCTTTCACGTGCTGGTGACGTGGACGGTGCAATCGATGCCGCTGGCGCCTATCGCCGGTCCTTCCCGGAGCATCGTCTTGTTCCGGAAGCGATGTACCTCGAAGCATCGTCCGAACTCTCACGCGAGGGATACGAGCGTGCGAAGTCGCTCGCGAGTGAGTACGCGGGCAAGTTCGCAAACCATCGGTTGATGGCAGATGTGATCGTTGTCGGTGCTGAAGCGGATTTTCTCGCGGGTCGATGGGATGATGCGATCGCGGGATATGCAAAGCTGCTGAATGAGTTCCCAAATGACGATCGGGGTGACACAGCGCATTTCCGTATTGGCATGGCGCATCATCGCCAGAATCGTGATGATCAGGCTGTGCAGGAACTCGCCCGTATTACCAGAGGCGCATCAACCAAGCCCGAGTTCCGCTCTGCTTTGCGCGCACTCGGCGACATCGCGTTTGCGCGCAGCGAGTGGCCGAACGCCGAGCGGCATTTCAAGGACTATCTCGAAGCAGATCCAAACGCGTTCGGTGCTGACGACGCGCTGCTGAAGCTCGGACTTTCGCGTGTGCGCCAGAATCGCCCTGGAGAAGCGATCCAGTGCTTTGATGCGATCATTGCAATGGATGAGAGCGTCCACACATTGCAAGCCATGTTCGAACGTGGGCAGGCGCTCATCGACATGGGCAACGACGAGCAGGCGGAAAAAGCCATGCTCGCCGTTGTTGATGCGGACGAGGGGTCGCGGTTTGCTGCGTTTGCGATGCGTCACCTCGGCTCAATCGAACAGCGCAAGGGCAACCTTGAAGCTGCAACGGAGTGGTTTGCTCGTGCAGCTGAGAACGGGCCAATTGAACTTGCCACCGAGGCGCAGCTCCAGCAAGGCGAGGCCCTCCTTGCACGAGGTGAGTTTGCGCAAGCTGCAGCAACGCTTGAACCGGTCACAAAGACGGGCGGAGCACTTGGTATTCGCGCTCGGATCAGCAGATCGATCGCACTCTCACGCTCGGGTAAATCTGAAGCTGCTGTCAACGAAGTCGATGCGCTTCTTGCAATGAACGATGCGCAGCTTGACGAGCCGACGCGCGCGAATCTCGCGTATGAGCGAGCATGGAGTCTGCGAGCGCTCAAGAAATCGGACGAGTCGGCAAGTGCGCTGCGTACATTGCTGAATGATGCCAACATCGAGCCTCGTCTGCGTGCGCACGCGCTGCTCGATCTTGCATCGATCCAGATGGATGCGAACCAGTTTGAGCAGGCGTTGCCAACGCTGAACCAGCTTGATGAGCTCATCCGCCGGGATCAGACAAAGATCCCCGAATCGGTGCGCGAGCAAGCAGCGTACCGTCGCGGCGTTACCGGGCACAAACTCGAGAAGTTTGATATCGTCGCCAACGCGCTCGACCAGTTCTGGAAGCAGTATCCGCAGAGCAAGCTCATGGCATCGGCCGAACTGCTTTGCGGCGAGGCGCTGATGCGCCTGAATCGCCACGGCGATGCCATTCCACATCTCCAACGTCTGATCAAGGACCATGGCGAGCACGAGAATGCGGCTGTTGCATACATCCGTTTGGGCGAAGCTCAGGGCGAGACCGAGCAGTGGTCCAACAGCGAAACGTCATACACCACATTTCTGAAGTTGTACCCAGACCACGAGATGTGGTTCAAAGCGCAGTTCGGGATTGGCTGGGCAAAGGAGCATCAGGGCCAGCACGAGGATGCGATCAAGGCGTATCGGCGCGTTGTTGACGGGCACGAGGGCCTCACCGCTGCTCGCGCGCAGTTCCAGATTGGCGAGTGCCTGTTCGCGATCGACAAACTCGACGAGGCAGTCACTGAGTTCATCCGTGTGGACATCCTCCATGCGTACCCGGAATGGAGCGCCGCTGCGCTATACGAAGCGGGGCGGTGCTTCGAGAAGCTGAATCGATTCGATCAGGCTCGCGAGCAGTACCAGTCTATCGTCGATCGATTCGGCGATACCGAGTGGGCGCAGCGGGCAGCGCAGAAGGTTGAGCAGTTACGGCCTCGCAACGTTCCCGGCAGAGGATAA
- the pdxA gene encoding 4-hydroxythreonine-4-phosphate dehydrogenase PdxA, whose product MKSNHITTSCSRTSVNRIAVTMGDPGSIGPEIVLKALQRVQASGADIRYQVYCHRATMLAVASELGFDNLLHDDRIELIEPAGVESLGDLALADMRKPNKRGGYISMRCVETAIDACLKKDDAPSGVVTAPISKTAWHMAGFESHPGHTELLAEKCNAHDVRMGFVSPKLRVVLETIHVPLRDVPDMLRTDHIVRTIERAAQLCIDLGISSPRVAVAGLNPHAGEDGMMGAEDIAMIAPAVKQARESGIDASGPHPGDTVFGRAFNGGFDVVVAMYHDQGLIPVKLLGWENAVNVTLGLPIVRTSPDHGTAFDIAGRGKANESSMLAAIDLAIQLAHVKG is encoded by the coding sequence ATGAAGAGCAACCACATCACAACCTCTTGCAGCCGCACCAGTGTGAACCGGATTGCTGTCACGATGGGGGATCCTGGGAGTATCGGGCCCGAGATTGTGCTCAAAGCACTACAGCGCGTGCAAGCTTCAGGTGCTGATATCCGGTATCAGGTGTACTGCCATCGTGCCACAATGCTGGCGGTTGCATCCGAGCTTGGGTTTGACAATCTGCTTCACGACGATCGGATTGAACTGATCGAACCCGCAGGTGTTGAGAGTCTTGGCGATTTGGCGCTTGCGGATATGCGCAAGCCGAACAAGCGGGGTGGCTACATCTCTATGCGATGCGTCGAAACAGCGATCGACGCGTGCCTCAAGAAAGACGACGCACCGTCTGGAGTTGTAACCGCACCGATCTCAAAGACAGCATGGCACATGGCTGGGTTCGAGTCCCATCCCGGTCACACGGAACTGCTCGCAGAAAAGTGCAACGCACACGATGTACGCATGGGGTTTGTCAGTCCGAAGCTGCGCGTCGTGCTTGAGACAATCCATGTGCCGTTGCGCGATGTTCCTGACATGCTCAGGACCGACCATATTGTGCGCACAATCGAGAGAGCAGCGCAGCTGTGCATCGATCTTGGCATATCTTCGCCGCGTGTTGCTGTTGCGGGGTTGAATCCGCACGCGGGCGAGGATGGCATGATGGGTGCTGAAGATATCGCAATGATTGCGCCAGCTGTCAAGCAAGCGCGTGAATCAGGCATCGATGCAAGCGGCCCACATCCCGGCGACACGGTGTTTGGTCGCGCATTCAATGGCGGGTTCGATGTCGTTGTAGCGATGTACCACGATCAGGGATTGATTCCGGTCAAGCTCCTCGGCTGGGAGAACGCGGTCAATGTCACACTCGGGCTGCCGATTGTGCGCACGAGCCCAGATCATGGTACGGCGTTCGACATCGCTGGGAGAGGAAAAGCGAACGAGAGCTCGATGCTTGCAGCAATCGATCTTGCAATCCAACTGGCACATGTGAAAGGATAA
- a CDS encoding PD40 domain-containing protein, translating to MGKLIRTTLVLLVALVVVGGLAFATLGAWQRAQSSGTYYTDNAPTDTIRESASVAAPRDILWKPATALARGINSPRNELDPGLSADGTILFFSRASERGDADIYFVQRNGFGWTEPAALDTVNSDRDDLGPQPTLDGKAIVFASNRSGGQGGYDLWIARKGEEGWLPAENLGEGVNTPYHEYAPAISPDNASLVFATNRPDVAPEQTNVRQGMFQGDFDLYIAALADGTTIPARMLVSLSTDYDDISPAFSPAGDYIYFASDRLESFGGFDIFRSRISPEGIVAEQPIELSEDDVANEDNTLDTLLARDGLINLVNLGQSVNSPHNELDPTLSFDGFELHFSSDRTPWIDSDDNPDAGKVSYDIYRTVAREVVTEYDPGQARLSFMDWLSRVWPMVATVLLLLVLLALLGWLRTTEMWAKRWKPLSLIAKCFIVSVIAHMLLFGGMAVWNVYGTLDGTSDRNVGAQQPIVVRTVSNEITRQLRGEMSQMEIAATESPSTPQAEQAEIEPLEVAATELTPTATQAEAAQAFEQKQATDTSAQNPQMVARAETQVPQSTQVNSAEPTPDAAVAVNEQNVRVEARADAQTPRAASEAPTPMQVANAAMNPEAVQAGPSQSLEQTHAADTSAQNPQMTARAEAQVPQSSQVNSAEPTPAAALATSEQAVHVTATADSQTPRAQNDAPAPMQASNATLTPDAVQAGPTQAFATPQSTDAIVVQGPQMAAQAPVSQLPTETVNTQTPQTQAAVAQNEVVLDVVPTGVDAQSQARAETESLTPIAAGPTEIAPESVNAEADRVLASKTSVAESSAETALPESAISEIENPAAMTPMPLAAFDAKLDTSTPAAASPEQSMAIAPDAVLEITPAELTSTETYTPITNATFAIEDTATPLPTDSLATDILSSVDSSAPLGMDIALPAFDTTSFDAPDTPVLSELNDVQLPIAEDSNNAKPSAVNEPNDAIADASMIPLPSLQADVERDALDTMRADLKPTELGREHVEALSEQAYTPDAMPEFDIMPPALTELGSIPEIGEEAFDIALPAEQPDPEPEPSADPEKHPGLITGMVIDARTRRPIRDAMVKLDLDEGNELVYLTDVNGQFELEPEDLPDNVAVSASADGYTPESTNIRSEDVRRGVRVVFMLAPIDSDVIVLEADPDVHHLGNDEFSGRINSQFQKKSEGLRWVQTFELTEDQIGDDLTRAEIRLLARGTQAPNEIWINDRLLPKRLDGSPRDGSFGQFRANVPADWLQLGENKIDIRSRRGTADLDDFEFVNVQFHLQRQQRWEPRRNGRPSLE from the coding sequence GTGGGCAAACTCATACGCACAACTCTGGTACTGCTCGTCGCGCTGGTCGTAGTCGGCGGGCTTGCGTTTGCCACTCTTGGCGCGTGGCAGCGCGCGCAGTCTTCAGGAACCTACTACACCGACAACGCTCCCACCGATACGATCCGCGAATCCGCTTCAGTTGCTGCGCCACGCGACATTCTGTGGAAACCCGCCACTGCGCTTGCACGCGGGATTAACTCGCCACGGAATGAGCTTGACCCCGGACTCAGTGCCGACGGCACGATTCTGTTCTTCTCGCGCGCCAGCGAACGCGGCGATGCGGACATTTACTTTGTGCAGCGTAACGGCTTTGGATGGACCGAACCCGCCGCGCTGGACACAGTAAACAGTGATCGCGATGATCTCGGGCCGCAGCCGACGCTTGATGGCAAGGCGATCGTGTTCGCCTCAAACCGTTCTGGCGGGCAGGGCGGGTACGACCTGTGGATTGCACGCAAAGGCGAGGAGGGATGGCTCCCGGCAGAGAATCTGGGCGAAGGTGTCAACACACCATACCACGAGTACGCCCCCGCGATCTCACCAGACAATGCATCGCTCGTCTTTGCAACAAACCGACCCGATGTTGCACCAGAACAAACCAACGTGCGCCAAGGCATGTTTCAGGGCGACTTTGACCTGTACATTGCAGCACTCGCAGATGGCACAACGATACCTGCGCGCATGCTGGTGTCGCTCTCAACAGATTATGACGACATCTCGCCAGCATTCAGCCCAGCGGGTGATTACATCTACTTTGCATCTGATCGGCTGGAGAGCTTTGGTGGGTTTGATATCTTCCGCTCCCGTATCTCTCCTGAAGGGATTGTCGCTGAGCAACCCATCGAGTTGAGCGAGGACGATGTTGCAAACGAAGATAACACACTCGACACACTGCTTGCGCGGGACGGGCTGATCAACCTTGTCAATCTTGGACAGTCTGTCAACTCACCACACAACGAGCTTGATCCGACGCTCAGCTTCGACGGGTTCGAACTCCACTTCTCGTCTGATCGCACCCCATGGATCGATTCAGATGACAATCCCGATGCGGGGAAGGTTTCGTACGATATTTATCGCACGGTTGCACGTGAGGTTGTGACCGAGTACGACCCAGGACAGGCGCGTTTATCGTTCATGGACTGGCTCAGTCGCGTGTGGCCAATGGTTGCAACGGTGCTTTTATTACTTGTGCTGCTGGCGCTGCTCGGCTGGCTTCGCACGACAGAGATGTGGGCAAAGCGCTGGAAGCCGCTCTCGCTGATCGCCAAGTGTTTCATTGTGTCGGTCATTGCCCACATGCTTCTGTTCGGCGGCATGGCGGTATGGAATGTCTACGGCACGCTTGACGGGACTTCTGATCGCAATGTTGGTGCACAGCAGCCGATCGTCGTGCGGACTGTAAGTAACGAGATCACCCGACAGTTGCGTGGCGAGATGTCGCAGATGGAGATCGCTGCGACGGAGTCTCCTTCGACGCCGCAGGCAGAACAAGCCGAGATCGAACCGCTTGAAGTCGCTGCAACAGAACTCACTCCAACCGCGACCCAGGCCGAAGCTGCGCAAGCCTTTGAGCAGAAGCAGGCAACAGATACGAGCGCGCAGAACCCACAGATGGTGGCTCGTGCGGAAACACAGGTGCCACAGTCAACGCAGGTCAACTCTGCAGAACCCACACCCGACGCAGCAGTCGCTGTCAATGAGCAGAACGTGCGTGTCGAGGCGCGTGCCGATGCACAGACACCTCGCGCTGCGAGCGAAGCACCAACGCCGATGCAGGTTGCAAATGCTGCGATGAATCCAGAAGCTGTGCAGGCGGGACCATCGCAGTCGCTTGAGCAGACACACGCAGCAGATACCTCGGCACAGAACCCGCAGATGACAGCGCGTGCTGAAGCTCAGGTTCCACAATCATCGCAGGTGAACTCCGCCGAGCCCACACCAGCCGCTGCACTTGCGACCAGTGAGCAGGCTGTGCATGTCACAGCAACCGCCGACTCGCAGACACCACGCGCACAGAACGACGCACCGGCGCCGATGCAGGCATCCAACGCCACACTGACACCCGATGCTGTGCAGGCTGGGCCAACGCAGGCATTCGCTACACCACAGTCAACCGATGCAATCGTTGTGCAGGGACCGCAGATGGCGGCACAGGCTCCGGTGTCGCAGTTGCCAACCGAGACCGTCAACACGCAAACGCCACAAACTCAGGCTGCTGTTGCACAGAACGAGGTTGTGCTTGACGTTGTTCCGACTGGAGTTGATGCGCAATCGCAGGCTCGCGCCGAGACAGAATCCCTCACGCCGATCGCTGCTGGCCCGACAGAAATCGCTCCGGAGTCAGTCAATGCCGAGGCAGATCGGGTGCTTGCATCAAAGACCAGCGTTGCAGAATCCAGCGCAGAGACCGCACTGCCGGAGTCTGCAATCTCCGAAATTGAGAATCCCGCAGCAATGACACCGATGCCGTTGGCTGCGTTCGATGCGAAGCTCGATACCAGCACACCTGCCGCAGCTTCACCCGAACAGAGCATGGCCATTGCCCCGGACGCAGTACTTGAGATCACACCAGCGGAACTGACCTCAACAGAAACGTACACACCAATCACGAATGCAACGTTCGCGATCGAGGATACTGCAACACCGCTGCCAACAGATTCCCTTGCGACAGATATTCTCTCCAGTGTTGACAGCTCCGCCCCACTGGGCATGGATATCGCACTCCCCGCATTCGATACGACATCGTTTGATGCTCCCGACACGCCTGTGCTTTCAGAGCTGAACGATGTGCAACTCCCTATTGCGGAAGACAGCAATAACGCAAAGCCATCGGCTGTCAATGAACCAAACGATGCGATCGCTGATGCGAGCATGATTCCGCTCCCCTCGTTGCAAGCCGATGTGGAGCGTGACGCACTCGACACGATGCGTGCCGACCTGAAGCCAACAGAACTTGGTCGCGAGCATGTCGAGGCCCTGAGCGAGCAAGCCTACACACCAGATGCGATGCCCGAGTTCGACATCATGCCGCCGGCGCTGACCGAACTTGGCAGCATCCCGGAGATCGGCGAGGAAGCGTTCGACATCGCATTGCCAGCGGAACAGCCTGATCCGGAACCGGAACCATCGGCAGATCCGGAAAAACATCCGGGCCTGATCACCGGCATGGTGATCGACGCACGCACGCGCAGACCGATCCGCGATGCGATGGTGAAACTTGATCTTGATGAGGGCAACGAGCTTGTATATCTGACTGACGTCAACGGACAGTTCGAGCTTGAGCCCGAGGATCTGCCAGACAATGTCGCGGTCTCCGCGTCGGCTGACGGATACACACCAGAGTCAACAAACATTCGCTCCGAAGATGTCAGACGCGGCGTACGCGTGGTATTCATGCTTGCGCCGATTGATTCCGATGTCATTGTGCTTGAGGCAGACCCCGATGTACACCATCTCGGTAATGACGAGTTCTCGGGTCGCATCAACTCGCAGTTCCAGAAGAAATCTGAAGGACTGCGCTGGGTGCAGACATTCGAGCTCACCGAAGATCAGATTGGCGATGACCTGACACGTGCAGAGATCCGTTTGCTTGCACGCGGCACGCAGGCGCCGAACGAGATCTGGATCAATGATCGACTGCTGCCAAAGCGTCTTGATGGATCACCGCGTGACGGCAGCTTCGGACAGTT
- the xth gene encoding exodeoxyribonuclease III, producing the protein MRITTWNVNGLRAAVRKGVAAQIARINPDVLLLQEVRAMPDQLTDNWHENGLDSWSFAWNPAEKPGYAGTALFSRDKHKEVKIGVESSAGDPEGRLVIARVGPVRVASVYLPSGSSGDHRQIEKEKWMKKFAPWAEALRKSRIPTILGGDFNIARTELDIFHAKSNEKSSGFLPHERAWMDTLVGSGWADIIRERAGEVHGPYTWWSNRGRARELDRGWRIDYVLANPAAAKIVRDAHVDRDASLTISDHAPVSVDLDI; encoded by the coding sequence ATGCGTATCACGACATGGAATGTCAATGGGTTGCGTGCCGCGGTTCGGAAGGGAGTTGCAGCACAGATTGCAAGGATCAATCCGGACGTGCTGCTATTGCAGGAAGTTCGTGCGATGCCCGATCAACTCACCGATAACTGGCACGAGAACGGTCTCGACAGTTGGTCATTTGCATGGAATCCCGCTGAAAAGCCTGGCTACGCAGGCACTGCGCTGTTCTCACGCGACAAACACAAGGAAGTCAAGATCGGTGTCGAGTCCTCTGCTGGTGATCCTGAAGGCCGTCTTGTGATTGCGCGCGTCGGTCCGGTTCGTGTCGCGAGCGTGTATCTTCCATCCGGCTCGTCGGGTGATCATCGCCAGATCGAGAAAGAGAAATGGATGAAGAAGTTTGCGCCGTGGGCTGAAGCGCTTCGAAAGTCGCGCATCCCGACGATTCTTGGAGGTGACTTCAACATTGCACGCACCGAACTGGACATCTTTCACGCAAAGAGCAACGAGAAGTCGTCCGGTTTCCTGCCGCACGAACGAGCATGGATGGACACACTCGTTGGCTCCGGCTGGGCTGACATCATCCGCGAGCGTGCTGGCGAGGTGCATGGGCCGTACACGTGGTGGTCGAATCGCGGGCGTGCCCGCGAACTCGATCGTGGCTGGCGTATCGACTATGTCCTTGCAAACCCCGCTGCAGCGAAGATCGTGCGCGATGCGCACGTTGACCGTGACGCGTCGCTGACGATCTCAGACCATGCGCCTGTGTCTGTTGACCTAGACATCTAA
- a CDS encoding (2Fe-2S)-binding protein, whose product MHEDDHVCLCFRVSLRKIRSFLRTQNPTVASMLSECFGAGTGCQWCVPFLKHLHDQHTRGELPDLRISPEQYMKERQSYRDTGTRSVLPGDSESQSSDI is encoded by the coding sequence ATGCACGAAGATGATCATGTATGCCTGTGTTTCAGGGTCTCGCTCCGCAAGATCCGGTCGTTCCTTCGAACACAGAACCCAACGGTGGCATCCATGCTCTCAGAGTGCTTTGGTGCTGGAACAGGCTGCCAATGGTGCGTGCCGTTCCTGAAGCATCTGCATGACCAACACACAAGAGGTGAACTACCCGATCTTCGCATCAGTCCTGAGCAGTACATGAAGGAGCGCCAGTCGTATCGCGATACAGGCACGCGAAGTGTGCTCCCAGGTGACAGTGAAAGCCAATCCTCAGATATATAA
- a CDS encoding MotA/TolQ/ExbB proton channel family protein encodes MHMSVLAMIQDTATQPGAAQAGGGNLIGSVWDFAVKGGVMMIPIGIASLIMVTVFIERLIVLRRSKIIPNGFEEGLEKALGNPPGNGKAAESFCKSHASPIARIIHSGAEQLGRPVDVVEKHMAVVAEREVSVLRKYLRVLSVVAAVAPLLGLVGTIFGMITAFQTVATNSDALGKTELLAEGIYEAMVTTAAGLLVAIPALICFHWLSSRIERLVQMMDQIGTKFLLNYAMAASGGKGKLTLTDSHRESDKPKPEAAHVGAGA; translated from the coding sequence ATGCACATGAGCGTGCTGGCGATGATACAGGACACAGCAACCCAGCCCGGTGCTGCGCAGGCAGGCGGCGGGAATCTCATCGGTTCGGTGTGGGACTTTGCTGTCAAAGGTGGCGTGATGATGATCCCGATCGGGATCGCATCGCTCATCATGGTCACGGTGTTTATTGAGCGCCTGATTGTGCTGCGCAGATCAAAGATCATTCCCAATGGGTTTGAGGAAGGGCTTGAGAAGGCGCTCGGCAATCCACCTGGGAACGGGAAGGCTGCCGAATCATTCTGCAAGTCACACGCAAGCCCGATCGCGCGCATCATCCACTCTGGTGCTGAGCAGCTTGGCAGACCGGTCGATGTCGTAGAGAAGCACATGGCGGTCGTCGCAGAGCGCGAGGTCTCGGTCCTTCGTAAGTACCTGCGTGTGCTCTCCGTTGTTGCTGCGGTCGCGCCGTTGCTCGGACTCGTCGGCACGATCTTCGGCATGATTACCGCATTCCAGACCGTCGCGACAAACTCGGACGCGCTCGGCAAGACAGAACTCCTCGCTGAGGGTATTTACGAGGCGATGGTCACAACCGCTGCGGGCCTGCTCGTTGCGATTCCTGCGTTGATCTGCTTCCACTGGCTTTCCTCGCGGATTGAACGCCTTGTGCAGATGATGGATCAGATCGGCACGAAGTTCCTGCTCAACTACGCTATGGCTGCCTCAGGTGGCAAGGGTAAGTTGACTCTCACAGATTCACATCGCGAATCAGACAAGCCGAAACCAGAGGCAGCGCATGTCGGCGCGGGAGCGTAA